A single Solidesulfovibrio fructosivorans JJ] DNA region contains:
- a CDS encoding tetratricopeptide repeat-containing serine protease family protein, with the protein MRSRSAALLLAVCLLALPSPGRADYDDALRAFEGGRDAVARRELAPLVRSGSPSALFLLGVMRETGRGTAKDPAGAARLYRRAADGGNVSAMVALGLLYYRGEGVGQSDARASAYFRKAADKGSARALYLLGLMRLSGRGGPTADAVGYLRRAVRAGSPEAAAVLGELLLAGRGVVANPAAAYAMALHALAGDRIEAATRQRLNALAANAKKALDPTVALRIEGKAPEERGAARGGGKGRGAAPKGQVITGTGFVVSRLGHVLTNAHVAAHCRRLMAVVDGRRMAASLLRADQDHDLALLRLAVAPPEALAFREGDALPPGVPVFAAGYPGRAALSGRMRVTAGKTRELAKGAGPRGEQAVTAEVLPGNSGGPLLDHAGHVAGVVAARRDTETTRRIAGDAPADMGFVVPLSVVKAFLARGQVPIVSAPSARRLDAAGIARTVSGKVVPLFCQTATSTHAP; encoded by the coding sequence GTGAGAAGCCGAAGCGCGGCGCTGCTGCTGGCTGTCTGCCTGCTCGCTTTGCCGTCGCCGGGGCGGGCCGATTACGACGACGCCTTGCGCGCCTTCGAGGGCGGGCGGGATGCCGTGGCCCGGCGCGAACTGGCCCCGCTGGTGCGCTCCGGCAGTCCCTCGGCGCTTTTTCTTTTAGGCGTGATGCGCGAGACCGGGCGCGGCACAGCCAAGGACCCGGCCGGGGCGGCCAGGCTCTACCGGCGGGCGGCCGATGGCGGCAACGTCTCGGCCATGGTCGCCCTGGGGCTGCTCTATTATCGGGGCGAGGGCGTGGGCCAAAGTGATGCCCGCGCCTCGGCGTATTTCCGTAAAGCGGCCGACAAGGGATCGGCCAGGGCGCTCTACCTGCTCGGACTTATGCGCCTTTCCGGGCGCGGCGGACCGACGGCGGATGCGGTGGGCTATCTGCGCCGGGCGGTGCGGGCCGGTTCTCCCGAGGCGGCGGCCGTGCTCGGCGAGTTGTTGCTGGCCGGCCGGGGCGTGGTCGCAAATCCCGCCGCGGCCTACGCCATGGCTCTTCATGCCCTGGCCGGGGACCGGATCGAGGCGGCCACGCGGCAGCGCCTTAACGCCCTGGCCGCGAACGCCAAAAAGGCCCTCGACCCGACCGTGGCCCTGCGCATCGAGGGCAAGGCCCCGGAAGAGCGAGGGGCGGCGCGGGGAGGCGGCAAAGGGCGTGGGGCCGCGCCGAAGGGCCAGGTCATTACCGGCACGGGCTTTGTGGTCAGCCGGCTCGGCCACGTGCTGACCAACGCCCATGTGGCGGCGCATTGTCGTCGCCTCATGGCCGTGGTGGACGGCAGGCGCATGGCGGCGAGCCTTTTGCGGGCCGATCAGGACCATGACCTGGCCCTGTTGCGGCTGGCCGTGGCCCCGCCCGAGGCTTTGGCTTTTCGCGAGGGTGACGCGCTGCCTCCCGGCGTGCCCGTTTTTGCCGCCGGGTATCCGGGACGGGCGGCCCTTTCCGGGCGCATGCGCGTCACCGCCGGCAAGACCCGGGAGCTGGCCAAGGGCGCGGGGCCGCGCGGCGAACAGGCCGTGACGGCCGAAGTGCTGCCCGGCAACAGCGGCGGACCGCTGCTTGACCACGCCGGCCATGTGGCCGGCGTGGTGGCCGCCCGGCGCGATACCGAGACGACCAGGCGGATCGCCGGGGACGCGCCGGCCGACATGGGATTCGTGGTGCCGCTGTCCGTGGTCAAGGCCTTTCTGGCCCGGGGCCAGGTGCCCATTGTCTCGGCCCCGTCGGCGCGGCGCCTGGATGCGGCCGGGATCGCCCGGACGGTGTCCGGCAAGGTGGTGCCGCTTTTTTGTCAGACGGCCACATCCACCCACGCGCCATAA
- a CDS encoding outer membrane homotrimeric porin, protein MKRIWSIALAAVFVLGAFTSARAATEVKMTGDARVYGVFFAEHNYTGWNNASWTSNTPTYAHAGTKTEDRFEIWERFRLRTDFVANEAVKFRLGIKVEDTWGHGTLTAANPAVAIAVYQAYLQFKFPGCSAEITAGLQDIDLPISNMFYGSPVFGGDRIAALTVKAPLIDNTLAVLAGFGRLIDTNRTYDTTTTQVADELDAYFLALPITLEGFKATPWGMIAVAGKNAGYFTAGSSTFSSQSFAENLVSAGTFMTPALWKNDQNAYWWAGGAFEVTALDPVKFYADVIYGAGAQSDRKKSKREGWFLDAGAEYTGWDVLTPKVFGWWSTGEDHSNYNGSERMPQIRSNWGPGNSFLFDDSQVLAKNSNMGMNPVGAWGLGASLDNISFVEKLTHRLTYTYIHGNNNPAAIRAVNAALGSNPYFEMGRDLTSNEFAMGVNFDTKYMIYENLAAVLETGWAHGQFQTSVWGHRLAAKSREGDAWKVACGLTYKF, encoded by the coding sequence ATGAAACGCATTTGGAGCATCGCACTTGCGGCGGTGTTCGTTCTGGGAGCCTTCACCAGCGCCCGGGCGGCCACCGAGGTGAAGATGACCGGCGACGCCCGCGTCTACGGCGTCTTCTTTGCCGAGCACAATTACACCGGTTGGAACAACGCCTCCTGGACGTCCAACACCCCGACCTATGCCCACGCCGGCACCAAGACCGAAGACCGCTTCGAGATCTGGGAACGTTTTCGCCTGCGCACCGACTTCGTGGCCAACGAGGCCGTGAAGTTCAGACTGGGCATCAAGGTGGAAGACACCTGGGGCCACGGCACCCTGACCGCCGCCAACCCGGCCGTGGCCATCGCCGTGTACCAGGCCTACCTGCAGTTCAAGTTCCCGGGCTGCTCGGCCGAGATCACCGCCGGCCTGCAGGACATCGACCTGCCGATCAGCAACATGTTCTACGGTTCGCCGGTCTTCGGCGGCGACCGCATCGCCGCCCTGACCGTCAAGGCCCCGCTGATCGACAACACCCTGGCCGTGCTCGCCGGTTTCGGCCGCCTGATCGACACCAACCGCACCTACGACACCACCACCACCCAGGTGGCCGATGAGCTGGACGCCTACTTCCTGGCCCTGCCCATCACCCTCGAAGGCTTCAAGGCCACGCCGTGGGGCATGATCGCCGTGGCCGGCAAGAACGCCGGCTACTTCACCGCCGGCAGCTCGACCTTCAGCTCGCAGAGCTTCGCCGAGAACCTGGTTTCCGCCGGCACCTTCATGACCCCGGCCCTGTGGAAAAACGACCAGAACGCCTACTGGTGGGCCGGCGGCGCGTTCGAGGTGACCGCCCTTGACCCGGTCAAGTTCTACGCCGACGTGATCTACGGCGCCGGCGCCCAGTCCGACCGCAAGAAGAGCAAGCGCGAGGGCTGGTTCCTCGATGCCGGTGCCGAGTACACCGGCTGGGACGTCCTGACGCCCAAGGTCTTCGGCTGGTGGTCCACCGGCGAGGATCACTCCAACTACAACGGCTCCGAGCGCATGCCCCAGATCCGCAGCAACTGGGGTCCGGGCAACAGCTTCCTGTTCGACGACAGCCAAGTGCTGGCCAAGAACTCGAACATGGGCATGAACCCGGTCGGCGCCTGGGGCCTCGGCGCTTCTCTGGACAACATCTCGTTCGTCGAGAAGCTGACCCATCGCCTGACCTACACCTACATCCACGGCAACAACAATCCGGCGGCCATTCGCGCGGTCAACGCGGCCCTGGGCAGCAACCCCTACTTTGAAATGGGGCGCGACCTGACCTCCAACGAGTTCGCCATGGGCGTCAACTTCGACACCAAGTACATGATCTATGAGAACCTGGCCGCCGTCCTCGAGACCGGCTGGGCCCACGGCCAGTTCCAGACGAGCGTCTGGGGGCACCGCCTGGCCGCCAAGTCCCGCGAGGGCGACGCCTGGAAAGTCGCCTGCGGCCTGACCTACAAGTTCTAA
- a CDS encoding outer membrane homotrimeric porin, which produces MKRLVLLVCFATLLLGAAAAANASTEVKMTGDSRIYGVYFANHNFTGWNTASWSGSNPGSWGHSGTKTEDRFQLWERFRLRSDFVANEAVKFRLGIKVEDTWGHGTLTAANSTVAISVYQAYLQFKLPNCAVEVTAGLQDLDLPHSSLFNTSPVFGGDRMAALTIKAPLIDNTLGLLAGFGRAIDTNRTYDTTTTQVADEFDVYFLALPVTVDGFKVTPWGMVGVAGSDANYWSTGFGQNIVSAGDFMTPTGWKNNQNAYWWVGGSFEVTALDPVRLYADVIYGAGAQSDRKKNKREGWFLDAGLEYTGWDVLTPKAFGWWSTGEDGSTRNGSERMAYIHSSWGAGNSFLFDDTQILGKESNMGVSPVGNWGIGASLDNISFVEKLTSRVTYTYVRGTNSAKALRYLNTSLGNNPYFRMGRDLTAEEYVMGVNLDSKYMIYENLAAVLETGWAHGQFQTSVWGHRLAERARSADSWKVAFGLNYKF; this is translated from the coding sequence ATGAAGCGTCTTGTCTTGCTGGTGTGCTTCGCCACGCTGTTGCTCGGGGCCGCGGCCGCGGCCAATGCGTCGACGGAAGTCAAAATGACGGGTGACTCCCGCATTTATGGCGTCTATTTCGCCAACCATAACTTCACGGGCTGGAATACGGCCTCCTGGTCCGGATCCAATCCCGGCAGCTGGGGCCACTCCGGAACCAAGACCGAGGACCGGTTCCAGCTTTGGGAACGGTTCCGCCTGCGCTCCGACTTCGTGGCCAACGAAGCCGTGAAGTTCAGACTCGGCATCAAGGTGGAGGACACCTGGGGTCACGGCACCCTGACCGCCGCCAACTCGACCGTGGCCATCTCCGTCTACCAGGCCTACCTGCAGTTCAAGCTGCCGAACTGCGCCGTCGAAGTGACGGCGGGCCTCCAGGACCTCGACCTGCCCCACTCCTCCCTGTTCAACACCTCGCCGGTTTTCGGCGGCGACCGCATGGCCGCGCTGACCATCAAGGCCCCGTTGATCGACAACACCCTGGGTCTGCTCGCCGGTTTCGGCCGCGCCATCGACACCAACCGCACTTATGACACCACCACCACCCAGGTCGCCGACGAGTTCGACGTCTACTTCCTGGCCCTGCCCGTCACGGTGGACGGCTTCAAGGTCACCCCGTGGGGCATGGTGGGCGTGGCCGGTTCCGACGCCAACTACTGGAGCACCGGTTTCGGCCAGAACATCGTCTCCGCCGGCGATTTCATGACCCCGACCGGCTGGAAGAACAACCAGAACGCCTACTGGTGGGTCGGCGGCTCCTTCGAAGTGACCGCCCTCGACCCGGTCAGGCTCTACGCCGACGTGATCTACGGCGCCGGCGCCCAGTCCGACCGCAAAAAGAACAAGCGCGAAGGCTGGTTCCTCGACGCCGGCCTCGAGTACACCGGCTGGGACGTCCTGACGCCCAAGGCCTTCGGCTGGTGGTCCACCGGCGAGGACGGCTCCACCCGCAACGGCTCCGAGCGCATGGCCTACATCCACTCCAGCTGGGGCGCGGGCAACAGCTTCCTGTTCGACGACACCCAGATCCTGGGCAAGGAATCCAACATGGGCGTGTCGCCCGTGGGCAACTGGGGCATTGGCGCTTCCCTCGACAACATTTCCTTCGTGGAGAAGCTGACCAGCCGCGTGACCTACACCTACGTGCGCGGCACCAACTCTGCCAAGGCCCTCCGCTACCTCAACACCTCTCTCGGCAATAACCCCTACTTCCGGATGGGGCGCGACCTGACGGCCGAGGAATACGTCATGGGCGTCAACCTCGACTCCAAGTACATGATCTACGAAAACCTGGCCGCCGTTCTGGAAACCGGCTGGGCCCACGGCCAGTTCCAGACCAGCGTCTGGGGCCATCGCCTGGCCGAGCGCGCCCGTAGCGCCGACTCCTGGAAGGTTGCCTTCGGCTTGAACTACAAGTTCTAG
- a CDS encoding outer membrane homotrimeric porin: MKRFAILATLAALILGIASVASAATEVKMTGDARVYGVFFANHNYTGWNASATQTEDRFQIWERFRLRSDFVANEAVKFRLGIKVEDVWGHGTLTAANPAVAISVYQAYLQFKLPDCDVQVTAGLQDLSFPTSSFFNDSVVFGGDRAAALVVSAPLIKDTLAVTAGFARMIDTNRTYDTTTTQVDDEFDVYLLALPITLNGFKATPWGVVGVAGRDADYGDAGFLEYLVSAGSYLNGWKNNQNAYWWAGGTFEVTALDPVNFYADVIYGAGAQSDRKAAKRQGWFLDLGIEYTGWDVLTPQVFGWWSTGEDSSTRNGSERMPIVVPNWGPGNSFLFDDSQELGKESNMGVNPVGAWGLGASLNNISFIEKLTHILTFTYLHGNNSAKAIRNLNYALGTNSYYQMGRDLAMDEYLVAVNFDTKYMIYENLAAVLETGWSHGEFKTSIWGHRLTQQAREGDAWKVAFGLTYKF; this comes from the coding sequence ATGAAACGTTTTGCCATCCTGGCCACCCTGGCCGCCCTGATCCTGGGCATCGCCAGCGTCGCCTCGGCCGCCACCGAGGTCAAGATGACCGGTGACGCCCGCGTCTACGGCGTGTTTTTCGCCAACCACAACTACACGGGCTGGAATGCCAGCGCCACCCAGACCGAAGACCGTTTCCAGATCTGGGAGCGTTTTCGCCTGCGCTCCGACTTCGTGGCCAACGAGGCCGTGAAGTTCCGTCTGGGCATCAAGGTTGAGGACGTCTGGGGTCATGGCACCCTGACCGCCGCCAACCCGGCCGTCGCCATCTCCGTCTACCAGGCTTACCTGCAGTTCAAGCTGCCGGATTGCGACGTCCAGGTGACCGCCGGCCTGCAGGACCTGTCCTTCCCGACGAGCTCGTTTTTTAACGACTCCGTCGTGTTCGGCGGCGACCGCGCCGCGGCTCTGGTCGTGAGCGCCCCGCTGATCAAGGACACCCTGGCCGTGACCGCCGGCTTCGCCCGCATGATCGACACCAACCGCACCTACGACACCACCACCACCCAGGTCGACGACGAGTTCGACGTCTACCTGCTGGCTCTGCCCATCACCTTGAATGGTTTCAAGGCGACCCCGTGGGGCGTCGTCGGCGTTGCCGGTAGGGACGCCGATTACGGCGATGCCGGCTTCCTCGAGTACCTGGTTTCCGCCGGTTCCTACCTGAACGGCTGGAAGAACAACCAGAACGCCTACTGGTGGGCTGGCGGCACCTTCGAGGTGACCGCTCTCGATCCGGTCAACTTCTATGCCGACGTGATCTACGGCGCCGGCGCCCAGAGCGACCGCAAGGCCGCCAAGCGTCAGGGCTGGTTCCTCGACCTCGGCATCGAGTACACCGGTTGGGACGTCCTGACCCCGCAGGTCTTCGGCTGGTGGTCCACCGGTGAAGACAGCTCCACCCGCAACGGTTCCGAGCGTATGCCCATCGTGGTGCCCAACTGGGGCCCGGGCAACAGCTTCCTGTTCGACGATTCGCAGGAGCTCGGCAAGGAATCCAACATGGGCGTCAACCCGGTGGGTGCCTGGGGCCTGGGCGCTTCTCTGAACAACATCTCGTTCATCGAGAAGCTGACCCACATCCTCACCTTCACCTACCTGCACGGCAACAACAGCGCCAAGGCCATCCGCAACCTCAACTACGCCCTTGGCACCAACTCCTACTATCAGATGGGTCGTGACCTGGCCATGGACGAGTACCTCGTCGCGGTCAACTTCGACACCAAGTACATGATCTACGAAAACCTGGCCGCCGTCCTCGAGACCGGTTGGTCCCACGGCGAATTCAAGACCAGCATCTGGGGTCATCGCCTGACCCAGCAGGCCCGCGAGGGCGATGCTTGGAAGGTCGCCTTCGGCCTGACCTACAAGTTCTAG
- a CDS encoding outer membrane homotrimeric porin — MKRLGLLAIALALVAGSVVAASAATEVKMTGDAFVYGTFNANQNFTGWSTGSWNNNSGSYTPAGTQTEDRFQIWERFRLRSDFVANEAVKFRLGIKIQDTWGHGTFTAANPEVAIQVYQAYLQFKLPGCAAEVTAGLQDLSLPENAFFTDSVVFGGDRAAALVINAPLIDNTLAVTAGFARMLDRNRTYDTTTTQVADELDAYFLALPITLDGFKATPWGAVAVAGRDANYFTAGSYGPNSSFADSLLSAGTFMAPSGFRNAQNAYWWAGGTFEVTALDPVKLYADVIYGAGNKNDRKKNSREGWFIDAGAEYTGFDVVTPQVFAWWSTGEDKSTRNGSERMPSILSNWGPGNSFLFDCSQDLVKQGNMGVNPIGSMGLGASLNNISFIEKLSNRLTFVYLRGNNSAKAIRYLNTYMGSNPYFTMGRDLTDNEYIVSANFDTTYQIYENLAAVMETGWAHGEFQSSVWGHRLAEKSREGDAWKVAFGLTYKF, encoded by the coding sequence ATGAAACGTTTAGGCCTGTTGGCCATCGCGCTCGCCCTTGTGGCGGGCAGCGTCGTGGCCGCGTCCGCCGCCACAGAAGTGAAGATGACGGGCGACGCGTTCGTGTATGGCACGTTTAACGCCAACCAGAACTTCACCGGCTGGAGCACCGGCTCCTGGAACAACAACTCCGGTTCCTACACCCCTGCCGGCACCCAGACCGAAGACCGGTTCCAGATCTGGGAACGCTTTCGCCTGCGTTCCGACTTCGTCGCCAACGAAGCCGTGAAATTCAGACTGGGCATCAAGATCCAGGACACCTGGGGCCATGGCACCTTCACCGCCGCCAACCCGGAAGTGGCCATCCAGGTCTACCAGGCCTACCTGCAGTTCAAGCTGCCGGGCTGCGCCGCCGAAGTGACCGCCGGTCTCCAGGACCTGTCCCTGCCTGAAAACGCCTTCTTCACGGATTCAGTGGTGTTCGGCGGCGACCGCGCCGCGGCCCTGGTGATCAACGCGCCGTTGATCGACAACACCCTGGCCGTCACCGCCGGCTTCGCCCGCATGCTGGATAGAAACCGTACCTACGACACCACCACCACCCAGGTGGCCGATGAGCTGGACGCCTATTTCCTGGCCCTGCCCATCACCCTGGACGGTTTCAAGGCCACCCCGTGGGGCGCCGTCGCCGTGGCCGGTCGTGACGCCAACTACTTCACCGCCGGTTCCTACGGCCCCAACTCGAGCTTCGCCGACAGCCTGCTGTCCGCCGGCACGTTCATGGCCCCGTCCGGTTTCCGCAACGCCCAGAACGCCTACTGGTGGGCCGGCGGCACCTTCGAGGTCACCGCACTTGACCCGGTCAAGCTCTACGCCGACGTGATCTACGGCGCCGGCAACAAGAACGACCGCAAGAAGAACAGCCGCGAAGGCTGGTTCATCGACGCCGGCGCGGAATACACCGGCTTCGACGTCGTGACCCCGCAGGTCTTCGCCTGGTGGTCCACCGGTGAGGACAAGTCCACCCGCAACGGCTCCGAGCGCATGCCTTCGATCCTGTCCAACTGGGGTCCGGGCAACAGCTTCCTGTTCGACTGCTCCCAGGACCTGGTCAAGCAGGGCAACATGGGCGTCAACCCCATCGGCTCCATGGGCCTCGGCGCTTCGCTCAACAACATCAGCTTCATCGAGAAGCTCAGCAACCGCCTGACCTTCGTGTACTTGCGCGGCAACAACTCGGCCAAGGCCATCCGCTACCTGAACACCTACATGGGCAGCAACCCCTACTTCACCATGGGGCGTGACCTGACCGACAACGAGTACATCGTCAGCGCCAACTTCGACACGACCTATCAGATCTACGAGAACTTGGCCGCCGTCATGGAGACCGGCTGGGCCCACGGCGAGTTCCAGAGCAGTGTCTGGGGCCACCGTCTGGCCGAGAAGTCCCGTGAGGGCGACGCCTGGAAGGTCGCTTTCGGCCTGACCTACAAGTTCTAG
- the recJ gene encoding single-stranded-DNA-specific exonuclease RecJ: MPKRWIFPTADVAPQTADVLADALGVSPTLAALLYRRGLTTAEAMDAYLSPGLRRLMAPGAIPGMDAAAALLAQSLAQGKKVAVWGDYDVDGITATALLVDFLRERGYAPLWRLPERAAEGYGLNIPGIEALAGEGAQVLVTVDCGIGGVEAVARAKELGLAVIVTDHHLPGPELPPADAVVDPKLADGPGTDLAGVGVAFFLVAAINRLLPGEPSDVRRLLDLVALGTLADVVPLRGPNRILAKNGLLLLAEARRPGVHALKEVSGHNPKATLGASQVTFGLAPRINAAGRMGRPDAALDLLLAPDLDVARPLAADLDAENARRRAEEDAILTEALAQADASPNGHGLTLFAPHWHQGVIGIVASRVAERRYRPTLILTADEAKGVLKGSGRSIPECDLHGLLTEIQDVLRTFGGHRQAAGLSIEPDNLALLTRRFDEAAARALGPTLPTPSLTVDAELAFDGVTATFIREIGLMEPFGCGNPEPVFASPPVSVVATRPFGQNHVALTLRDPGAGITLRGKGWGMAGEVGTRPKGATVRVAFSPKITYFSGVPEIELRLRDVGGAS; this comes from the coding sequence GTGCCCAAACGCTGGATTTTCCCCACCGCCGATGTCGCGCCTCAAACGGCCGACGTCCTGGCCGACGCCCTCGGCGTCTCCCCGACCCTGGCCGCCCTGCTTTACCGGCGCGGCCTGACCACCGCCGAAGCCATGGACGCCTACCTGTCCCCGGGCCTGCGCCGCCTCATGGCCCCCGGCGCGATCCCGGGCATGGACGCGGCGGCCGCGCTTTTGGCCCAAAGCCTCGCCCAGGGCAAGAAGGTGGCCGTCTGGGGCGATTACGACGTGGACGGCATCACGGCCACGGCGCTGCTCGTGGACTTCCTGCGCGAGCGCGGCTACGCCCCGCTCTGGCGGCTGCCCGAGCGGGCGGCCGAGGGCTACGGCCTCAACATCCCCGGCATCGAAGCGCTCGCGGGCGAGGGCGCGCAGGTCCTGGTCACCGTGGACTGCGGCATCGGCGGCGTGGAGGCCGTGGCCCGGGCCAAGGAACTGGGCCTTGCCGTCATCGTCACCGACCACCACCTGCCCGGGCCCGAACTGCCGCCGGCCGACGCCGTGGTCGATCCCAAGCTCGCCGACGGCCCGGGAACCGATCTGGCGGGAGTTGGCGTGGCCTTTTTCCTGGTCGCCGCCATCAACCGGCTCTTGCCCGGGGAGCCAAGCGACGTGCGCCGCCTGCTCGACCTTGTGGCGCTCGGCACCCTGGCCGACGTGGTGCCCCTTCGCGGCCCCAACCGCATCCTGGCCAAAAACGGCCTGCTCCTTCTGGCCGAGGCGCGCCGTCCCGGCGTCCATGCCCTGAAGGAAGTCAGCGGGCACAACCCCAAGGCGACCCTCGGCGCGTCCCAGGTGACCTTCGGCCTGGCCCCCCGCATCAACGCCGCCGGCCGCATGGGCCGCCCCGACGCGGCCCTCGACCTGCTCCTCGCCCCGGACCTCGACGTGGCCCGGCCCCTCGCCGCCGACCTCGACGCGGAAAACGCCCGCCGCCGGGCCGAGGAGGACGCCATCCTGACCGAGGCGCTGGCCCAGGCCGATGCCAGTCCGAACGGCCACGGCCTGACCCTGTTCGCGCCGCACTGGCACCAGGGCGTCATCGGCATCGTGGCCTCGCGGGTGGCCGAGCGCCGCTACCGCCCGACGCTGATCCTCACCGCCGACGAGGCCAAGGGCGTGCTCAAGGGCTCGGGCCGCTCCATCCCGGAATGCGACCTGCACGGGCTTTTGACCGAAATACAGGATGTGTTGCGCACCTTCGGCGGGCATCGGCAGGCGGCGGGCCTGTCCATCGAACCGGACAATCTGGCGCTTTTGACCCGCCGTTTCGACGAGGCGGCGGCCAGGGCCCTTGGCCCCACCCTGCCGACGCCTTCGCTGACCGTGGACGCCGAGCTTGCCTTCGACGGAGTCACGGCGACGTTTATCCGGGAAATCGGGTTGATGGAGCCCTTCGGCTGCGGCAACCCCGAGCCGGTCTTCGCCTCGCCGCCGGTGTCGGTGGTGGCCACGAGGCCCTTCGGACAAAATCACGTCGCCCTGACTCTGCGCGATCCCGGAGCCGGCATCACCCTGCGCGGCAAGGGCTGGGGCATGGCCGGCGAAGTGGGGACCCGGCCGAAGGGGGCAACGGTGCGCGTCGCCTTCTCGCCGAAGATCACCTATTTCTCCGGTGTGCCCGAGATCGAGTTACGATTGCGCGACGTCGGCGGCGCGTCTTGA
- a CDS encoding HDOD domain-containing protein gives MNQERAQRFLLELPAVRDDLPFSPALLTRLFRLTDENGASPLEAIADAIAEDQGLSARMLGLANSAFYGLQAEVGTVARAVAVLGLREVRGLILALGMRGLASARPLPPGFALSPYLEHQLSVAVAAMELARETGVMDPDDAFTAGVLHDLGKLITALYRPDDWLAEARLVAAGPLAWHEAEELHWGLDHGLIGAMVLASWNLPPRLTEPVNWHHAPDAAPEHSEPCRLLGLADACVHERTGHPLPDGDRIAPLAPGVGIKPDTAREATDSALAARQPGLLAAALA, from the coding sequence ATGAATCAGGAACGGGCGCAACGGTTTCTGCTTGAGCTGCCCGCCGTCCGCGACGACCTGCCTTTCTCCCCGGCCCTGCTCACCCGACTGTTCCGCCTGACCGATGAAAACGGCGCCTCGCCCCTCGAGGCCATCGCCGACGCCATCGCCGAGGACCAGGGCCTTTCGGCCCGGATGCTGGGACTCGCCAATTCCGCTTTTTACGGCTTGCAGGCCGAGGTCGGCACGGTGGCCCGGGCCGTGGCCGTGCTCGGGCTTCGGGAAGTGCGCGGCCTGATCCTGGCGCTCGGCATGCGCGGACTGGCCTCGGCCCGCCCCCTGCCTCCGGGCTTCGCCCTTTCCCCCTATCTCGAGCACCAGCTCTCGGTTGCCGTGGCGGCCATGGAACTGGCCCGGGAAACCGGCGTCATGGACCCGGACGACGCCTTCACCGCCGGCGTGCTCCACGACCTTGGCAAGCTCATCACGGCCCTGTACCGGCCGGACGACTGGCTGGCCGAGGCGCGCCTCGTCGCGGCGGGCCCACTGGCCTGGCACGAGGCCGAGGAGCTCCACTGGGGCCTGGACCACGGCCTGATCGGGGCCATGGTGCTCGCCTCCTGGAACCTGCCGCCGAGGCTCACCGAACCCGTCAACTGGCACCACGCCCCGGACGCCGCCCCGGAGCATTCCGAGCCCTGCCGGCTGCTGGGCTTGGCCGACGCTTGCGTGCACGAGCGCACCGGACACCCCCTTCCCGACGGGGACCGGATCGCCCCCTTGGCCCCCGGCGTCGGCATCAAGCCGGACACGGCCCGGGAGGCGACCGACTCGGCCCTGGCCGCGCGCCAGCCCGGGCTTTTGGCCGCCGCGCTCGCCTGA
- a CDS encoding tetratricopeptide repeat protein: MTEQHENDHANGASSATDAAGKPRERIKGIFSTQAIQKVGTGTTTRRTIQKMYWFVEEDTGGSLEIQPLNKNYVPSGPKRRITLEELLEKFSPEPEFYVSTVYPRLRELNMVIQKGERHREKGEIFSAELEFGQALAVDEENIRANFGLGLTYLDRGEANKADDIFKRLVRLDAAFEKDHKHLFNEFGINLRKNKMVDQALTYYQRAEELAIRDDNLMFNIARAFFDKKEYAKTMEYLQKALALNPENAESRRFAAFLEEKGLAKAGAVPSQSPASPPASPPASPPAEANADADSGDPADEAS, from the coding sequence ATGACCGAACAACACGAAAACGACCACGCCAACGGAGCCTCGTCTGCAACGGACGCCGCCGGCAAGCCCCGCGAGCGCATCAAGGGCATTTTTTCCACCCAGGCCATCCAGAAGGTGGGCACGGGCACCACCACCCGCCGCACCATCCAGAAGATGTACTGGTTCGTGGAGGAGGACACGGGCGGATCTTTGGAAATCCAGCCGCTCAACAAAAATTACGTCCCCTCCGGCCCCAAACGCCGCATCACCCTGGAAGAGTTGCTGGAAAAATTCTCCCCGGAGCCGGAATTCTACGTCTCCACGGTCTACCCGAGGCTGCGCGAACTCAACATGGTCATCCAGAAGGGCGAGCGGCACCGGGAGAAAGGCGAGATATTCAGCGCCGAGCTGGAATTCGGCCAGGCCCTGGCCGTGGACGAGGAGAACATCCGGGCCAATTTCGGCCTGGGACTGACCTACCTCGACCGGGGCGAGGCCAACAAGGCCGACGACATCTTCAAGCGTTTGGTGCGCCTCGACGCCGCCTTCGAAAAGGACCACAAGCACCTGTTCAACGAGTTCGGCATCAACCTGCGCAAGAACAAAATGGTCGACCAGGCGCTCACCTATTACCAGCGGGCCGAGGAACTGGCCATCCGCGACGACAACCTGATGTTCAACATCGCCAGGGCCTTCTTTGACAAGAAGGAGTACGCCAAGACCATGGAGTACCTGCAAAAGGCCCTGGCCCTGAACCCCGAAAACGCCGAATCCCGACGGTTTGCCGCCTTTCTCGAGGAAAAGGGCCTGGCCAAGGCGGGCGCCGTGCCGTCGCAATCCCCCGCCTCGCCCCCCGCCTCGCCCCCCGCCTCGCCCCCCGCCGAGGCCAATGCCGATGCCGACTCCGGGGATCCGGCGGACGAGGCGTCATGA